One genomic segment of Syntrophorhabdales bacterium includes these proteins:
- a CDS encoding universal stress protein produces the protein MLRPTKILVPTDFSEYSDKALKQALDIATQYKAKVFVLHVIHEQITQCVYDYCLPTAEVQRAEEQLMASAKQNLQKQLEKFPAAKEVEVTADVRKGHPSEEILKEEEEKGIDLIVIASLGQTGLRKYLIGSIARNVLKGAKCPVL, from the coding sequence ATGCTCAGACCAACAAAGATTCTTGTTCCTACTGATTTCTCCGAATACTCGGACAAAGCTTTGAAGCAGGCTCTTGATATCGCTACACAGTACAAAGCCAAAGTCTTCGTACTCCATGTTATTCATGAACAGATCACACAATGCGTGTACGATTATTGCCTTCCGACGGCTGAAGTGCAACGCGCCGAAGAACAGCTGATGGCCTCTGCGAAGCAGAATCTGCAGAAGCAGTTGGAAAAGTTTCCTGCCGCCAAAGAAGTCGAAGTGACCGCCGATGTCAGAAAAGGCCATCCTTCGGAAGAGATACTGAAAGAAGAAGAAGAGAAGGGAATCGATCTCATCGTGATAGCTTCACTCGGGCAGACCGGTTTGCGGAAATACCTTATCGGAAGTATTGCAAGGAACGTCCTGAAGGGCGCGAAGTGCCCTGTGCT